One genomic window of Oleidesulfovibrio alaskensis DSM 16109 includes the following:
- a CDS encoding sigma-54 interaction domain-containing protein, protein MRKVIQHIESIFDVLSDGIYITDKSGKTLFVNKRYEQLTGLQMKDIKGLNVSTLLEEGVFDIILNPEIVRTRRPATSVQNVRQSKKVILRGYPVFDDEGEVCLVVTFARDITMITQFRDQIAQQRELIDSFNERMEHMAQEQTRHPRPVFESHAMKRVLELLQRVASTDATMLILGETGVGKDVIARLAHEYSPRDGKLFMKVDCGSIAENLIESELFGYVPGAFSGASSKGKPGYFEIADGGTVFLDEIGELPLPMQAKLLRVLQDREVMRVGATQPKEVNVRIIAATNRNLAKEVEEGRFRSDLFYRLNVAVLRLPPLRERSDDILPLADTFLDRFNAKYHRTMTMTRATRHALGNYGWPGNVREMQNLIQSLVVTCDGRSIRPEHLPPHITRAGKSTPYTPPAPEDERPLKEIMADIEREILQEALKRHGSVCKVASMYKISRTTLFRKLRDVQDGTHEDA, encoded by the coding sequence ATGCGTAAAGTAATACAACATATAGAAAGCATATTTGATGTATTAAGTGACGGGATATACATTACAGACAAATCCGGAAAGACCCTGTTCGTCAACAAACGGTACGAACAGCTTACCGGCCTGCAGATGAAAGACATCAAGGGACTGAATGTCAGCACCCTGCTGGAAGAAGGTGTCTTTGACATCATTCTGAACCCAGAAATAGTCCGCACACGCCGCCCGGCCACATCCGTGCAGAATGTCCGGCAGAGCAAAAAGGTCATCCTGCGCGGCTATCCTGTGTTTGACGATGAAGGTGAAGTCTGTCTTGTGGTCACATTCGCACGCGACATCACCATGATAACCCAGTTCCGCGACCAGATAGCCCAGCAGCGCGAGCTGATAGACTCGTTCAACGAGCGCATGGAACACATGGCGCAGGAGCAGACCCGCCACCCGCGCCCCGTATTTGAAAGTCATGCCATGAAACGGGTTCTGGAACTGCTGCAGCGCGTGGCTTCCACCGATGCCACCATGCTTATTCTGGGTGAAACAGGGGTGGGCAAAGATGTGATTGCCCGTCTTGCCCATGAATACAGTCCCCGCGACGGCAAGCTGTTCATGAAGGTGGACTGCGGCAGCATAGCTGAAAATCTTATAGAATCTGAATTGTTCGGCTATGTGCCGGGTGCGTTTTCCGGAGCAAGCAGCAAAGGGAAACCGGGTTACTTTGAAATAGCCGACGGCGGTACGGTTTTTCTGGACGAAATAGGCGAGCTGCCGCTGCCCATGCAGGCAAAGCTGTTGCGCGTGCTGCAGGACAGAGAGGTCATGCGCGTGGGCGCCACGCAGCCCAAAGAGGTCAATGTGCGCATCATCGCCGCCACCAACCGCAATCTGGCAAAAGAGGTGGAAGAAGGGCGGTTCCGCAGCGATCTTTTTTACCGCCTGAATGTGGCCGTGCTGCGGCTGCCGCCGCTGCGCGAACGCAGCGACGACATTCTTCCGCTGGCAGACACGTTTCTTGACCGGTTCAATGCCAAATACCACCGCACCATGACCATGACCAGAGCCACTCGCCACGCTCTGGGCAACTACGGCTGGCCGGGCAATGTGCGTGAGATGCAGAATCTTATCCAGAGCCTTGTGGTCACATGCGACGGGCGCTCTATCCGCCCCGAGCATCTGCCGCCGCATATCACCCGCGCAGGCAAAAGCACTCCCTACACGCCCCCCGCCCCCGAAGACGAGCGTCCGCTGAAGGAAATCATGGCCGACATCGAACGGGAAATTCTGCAGGAAGCCCTCAAACGTCACGGCTCGGTATGCAAGGTGGCATCCATGTACAAAATAAGCAGGACCACCCTGTTCAGAAAATTACGTGACGTACAGGACGGCACGCACGAAGACGCCTGA
- the hpsH gene encoding (2S)-3-sulfopropanediol dehydratase activating enzyme yields MSSFEDKKTTGITFNIQKYSVHDGPGIRTVVFLKGCPLRCRWCSNPESQRRRIELAYNTGRCLTLTKCVRCVEVCTMNAITRADDDTISIDRALCEECGMFCAEACPSKALITYGTTRTVNEVLNVVEQDSVFYARSGGGITLSGGEPFAQPAFALALLREARRRHIHTAVETCGYASWSDMEPALEYVKFVHYDIKSLDDEKHRSATGVSNVRIIENLRNIRSRFPALKVVVRTPVIPGFNDTEEDIRAIARLTAELEVEYQLLPYHRLGTQKYTFLDRQAPMGEVVLDEQVMTALNAVVAAEHATDG; encoded by the coding sequence ATGAGCTCTTTTGAAGACAAAAAAACAACCGGCATCACATTCAATATACAGAAGTACTCCGTTCATGACGGCCCCGGCATCCGCACGGTTGTCTTTCTCAAGGGCTGTCCTCTGCGCTGCCGGTGGTGCAGCAACCCCGAATCGCAGCGCAGACGTATTGAACTGGCATACAACACAGGACGCTGCCTGACGCTGACCAAGTGTGTGCGCTGTGTCGAAGTGTGCACCATGAACGCCATTACACGGGCAGATGACGACACCATATCCATTGACCGCGCCCTGTGCGAGGAGTGCGGCATGTTCTGCGCCGAGGCATGTCCTTCAAAAGCGCTGATAACCTACGGCACCACGCGCACCGTGAACGAAGTGCTCAACGTGGTGGAACAGGACAGCGTCTTTTACGCACGCTCCGGCGGCGGGATTACCCTTTCCGGCGGCGAACCTTTTGCCCAGCCGGCTTTTGCTCTTGCACTGCTGCGCGAAGCCCGCAGACGGCACATCCACACTGCGGTGGAAACATGCGGCTACGCGTCATGGAGCGACATGGAACCGGCGCTGGAATATGTAAAATTTGTCCACTACGACATAAAAAGTCTGGACGACGAAAAACACCGCAGCGCCACAGGCGTGTCCAATGTCCGGATCATCGAAAACCTGCGGAATATCAGAAGCCGTTTTCCGGCGCTTAAAGTGGTCGTGCGCACCCCCGTTATTCCCGGTTTCAACGATACCGAAGAAGATATCCGGGCCATTGCGCGGCTTACTGCGGAACTGGAAGTGGAATACCAGCTGCTGCCCTACCACCGGCTGGGCACGCAGAAGTACACCTTCCTCGACAGGCAGGCTCCCATGGGCGAGGTGGTTCTGGATGAACAGGTAATGACAGCACTGAATGCCGTGGTGGCTGCAGAGCATGCAACAGACGGTTAA